The window CGCGCAAAAGAGCGTGGGTGAAGCCACCTATAATCCCTTTGCCGATCTCAAGGCGATGATGAACAAGAAATAATGCCCGTGGCGTTATTGTCCCTGCCCGGCGCGGCATTCCCTGCCGGGCATTGATTTTTCTCAGGATTTAAACGTCGCTATCGGCTTCGGCGCGATGCCAAAATCTTCTTTCAGCTGCTGTTTGCTTTTCATCACCATCTGCCCGTTGGTATCGATGGTCATATGCTGCGCGTCGGTGTTATGACGGGCCTGCCAGAGCATCACCAGTTGCAGACTGTTCTCTTTTTGCTCCGCCGTCAGCGCCACGCCGTCCGGCCATTTCCCCAGCTCGACGGCGGTCACTAAACGTTGATAGACCTCCGGGGTCATGTTGTTAATTATCTCATCAAGATTCATGATTGCCCTGCTCTAATGGAATAATTTGCTGAATCGTTTTTTCAGCCCTGGATTTGTTCGCCGTTTTCGTCATCGGTAAAGCTCAGCGAAGCGGAGTTGACGCAGTAACGCTCGCCGGTCGGCTGAGGCCCATCCGGAAAGACGTGTCCAAGATGCGCGTCACAGTTGCCGCAGCGAATTTCAATGCGCTGCATCCCGTGCGAATCGTCATTGAGATAGCGGATCGCCTCGTCGCTTACTGGCTCGTAGAAGCTTGGCCAGCCGCAGCCGGAATCGTATTTTGACCGGGAGGTAAACAGCGGCGCGTCGCAGATCAGGCAGTGGTAGACGCCGTCACGCTTGTTATGCAGTAATTGCCCGGTAAACGGCGGTTCAGTACCGTGATTTTGCGTCACGTAGAACTGCATTTCGGACAAGTTTTTTTTCAGATCTTCTGCAGAAGGTTTGTTCGCCATTTTGCTCACTTCTCGCTGTTAACACGCTCACATTACGTGACCGATTCTAACAAAACATTAACACCTCAGTACCAACTTTTGTTCTAAACTTGATCCTTGCGAAATGGTAGCTCGAGAATCGTGACAGGAATCACATTTTTATCTCCGTTGCCCTTTAAAATTCGGGGCGCCGCCCCCATGTGGTTTCAAGCCCAAAGGAAGAGTGAGGCGAGTCAGCCGCGCAAAGCTTGCGCAGAGGATTGATTTGTCGCAATGATTGACACGATTCCGCTTGACGCTGCGTAAGGTTTTTGTAATTTTACAGGCAACCTTTTATTCACTAACAAATAGCTGGTGGAATATATGACTATCAAAGTAGGTATCAACGGTTTTGGCCGTATCGGTCGCATTGTTTTCCGTGCTGCTCAGAAACGTTCTGACATCGAGATCGTTGCAATCAACGACCTGTTAGACGCTGATTACATGGCTTACATGCTGAAATATGACTCCACTCACGGCCGTTTCGATGGCACCGTTGAAGTGAAAGACGGTCATCTGATTGTTAACGGTAAAAAAATCCGTGTTACCGCTGAACGCGATCCGGCTAACCTGAAATGGGACGAAGTTGGTGTTGACGTCGTTGCTGAAGCGACCGGTATCTTCCTGACTGACGAAACCGCACGTAAGCACATCACCGCTGGCGCGAAAAAAGTTGTTCTGACGGGTCCTTCCAAAGATGACACCCCGATGTTCGTTAAAGGCGCTAACTTTGACAAATATGCCGGCCAGGACATCGTTTCCAACGCTTCCTGCACCACCAACTGCCTGGCTCCGCTGGCAAAAGTTATCAACGACAACTTCGGCATCATCGAAGGTCTGATGACTACCGTTCACGCAACCACCGCTACTCAGAAAACCGTTGACGGCCCGTCTCACAAAGACTGGCGCGGCGGCCGCGGCGCAGCTCAGAACATCATCCCGTCCTCTACCGGCGCTGCTAAAGCAGTAGGTAAAGTTCTGCCGGAACTGAACGGCAAACTGACCGGTATGGCGTTCCGCGTTCCGACTCCGAACGTATCCGTTGTTGACCTGACCGTACGTCTGGAAAAAGCTGCTTCTTACGAAGAAATTAAGAAAGCAATCAAAGCTGCTTCCGAAGGCGAAATGAAAGGCGTTCTGGGCTACACCGAAGACGACGTTGTTTCTACCGACTTCAACGGCGAAGTTTGCACCTCCGTGTTCGATGCTAAAGCTGGTATCGCACTGAACGACAACTTCGTGAAACTGGTCTCCTGGTACGATAACGAAACCGGTTACTCCAACAAAGTTCTGGATCTGATTGCTCACATCTCCAAATAAGTTGAGATGAAGCAGTAAATTGTAAGAGCGACCGTCTGGTCGCTCTTTTTTTTGCCTGACGTTTGCAGATAAAGGATTGCGTGATGATTAATAAAATTTTTGCACTGCCGATAACTGAACAGATAACCCCCGTCCTGTCTCGTCGCCAGCTGGACGAACTGGAACTGATCGTGGTCGACCATCCGCAGGTGAAAGCCTCTTTCGCACTGCAGGGCGCGCACCTGCTCTCCTGGAAACCGGCGGGAGAGGAAGAGGTTCTGTGGCTAAGCAATAATACGCCGTTTAAAAATGGCGTCGCGCTGCGCGGCGGCGTGCCGATCTGCTGGCCGTGGTTTGGTCCATCTGCCCAACAGGGTTTCCCTTCCCACGGATTTGCCCGCAATCTGCCCTGGACGCTGAAAGCGCACAACGAAGATGACAACGGCGCGGTGCTGACTTTTGAACTGCAAAACAGCGATGCGACTCGCCAGTACTGGCCGCAAGACTTTACGCTGCTGGCGCGTTTTAAAGTGGGTAAAACCTGTGAAATCGAACTGGAAGCGCACGGCGACTTTGAAACGACCTCCGCGCTGCACACCTATTTCAACGTTGGCGACATTACCGCAGTGAAGGTCAGCGGACTGGGCGATCGCTTCATTGATAAAGTGAACGATGCCAGAGAAGACGTGCTGGCGGATGGCGTCCAGGCATTCCCCGACCGTACCGACCGCGTGTATCTGAATCCGGAAGCATGCAGCGTGATCCACGATACGGCGCTGAACCGTAACATCGACGTGATTCACCATCACCATCTCAACGTTGTCGGCTGGAACCCGGGCCCGGCGCTCTCCGTCAGCATGGGCGATATGCCGGACGACGGCTACAAAACCTTTGTTTGCGTGGAGACGGCGTATGCCACCGCGCCGCAAAAAGCGACGGAAGAGAAACCGTCTCGTCTGGCGCAAACAATTCGCGTAACGAAGCGCTAAAACATATGGCGGCAGGAACTCTCCTGCCGCCATCAGCTATTGTTTGCCGGATTGCGCATCTTATCCGGCCTGCTGATCAAAACGCCTCACACCATATCCAGCGCCGTTTTGCCTTTTGGCGCAGGATAGGCCTTATCCAGGGCGGCAAGTTCATCGGCTGAAAGCGTAATCTCCAGCGCCGCCGCATTTTGTTGCACATGTTCGACGCTCGCCGCTTTCGGAATCGCCATCACGCCCGGATGACTGATCCCCCATGCCAGCAGGATCTGCGCCGCGCTGGCGTTATGCGTCTGCGCGATATCGTTAACAACCGGATGGTTAAATAAGCCGTTGCGTAAACGGCCAGCCTGCGCCAGCGGACTGTAGGCCATGACCGGCAGGTTTTGCTGCTGACACCACGGCAGCAGATCATATTCAATGCCGCGCGAGGCCAGATGATAAAGCACCTGATTGGTGGCGCACGCCCTGCCGCCCGCCACCTGCCACAGCGCCTGCATATCGTCATAATCGAGGTTCGACACGCCCCAGCGGCGAATTTTGCCCTGAGCAATCAGCGTTTCCATCGCCGCAACGGTTTCTTCAAAAGAGAAGCTCCCTGACCAGTGCAGCAAGTAAAGGTCCAGATAATCGGTTTGCAGGCGACGCAAGCTGGCCTCACAGGCGGCGATCGCTTTTTGACCGCCCGCGTTCCACGGATAGACTTTTGATACCAGAAAGACCTTATCACGCCGCCCGTTAAGCGCGTCGCCCACCACCTCTTCCGCCCCGCCGTCGGCATACATTTCAGCGGTGTCGATAAGCGTCAGCCCTGCATCAACGCCCGCCCGCAGCGCAGCCACTTCCGCTTTGCGCATATCGGCGCGCTCGCCCATATACCAGGTTCCCTGCCCGATAGCAGGCAGCGCGGCGTGTCCGGCAAATACAATCTGTTTCTCTGTCATTGCAATCTCCTTTGTCGCCCACTACCGTAAAGTAAAACAGGGCGCAAGCGCCCTGTTTTGTTGCACAAATTGTACTATGACAATGCACAATCAGAATTTATAGGTGATCCCGGTGGAGATCAGGCCAGTCCAGGATTTGTCGATCATCGGACTGTCGGTGATTTCGTCCGACAGACGGG is drawn from Citrobacter rodentium NBRC 105723 = DSM 16636 and contains these coding sequences:
- a CDS encoding YeaC family protein, which produces MNLDEIINNMTPEVYQRLVTAVELGKWPDGVALTAEQKENSLQLVMLWQARHNTDAQHMTIDTNGQMVMKSKQQLKEDFGIAPKPIATFKS
- the msrB gene encoding peptide-methionine (R)-S-oxide reductase MsrB yields the protein MANKPSAEDLKKNLSEMQFYVTQNHGTEPPFTGQLLHNKRDGVYHCLICDAPLFTSRSKYDSGCGWPSFYEPVSDEAIRYLNDDSHGMQRIEIRCGNCDAHLGHVFPDGPQPTGERYCVNSASLSFTDDENGEQIQG
- the gapA gene encoding glyceraldehyde-3-phosphate dehydrogenase, encoding MTIKVGINGFGRIGRIVFRAAQKRSDIEIVAINDLLDADYMAYMLKYDSTHGRFDGTVEVKDGHLIVNGKKIRVTAERDPANLKWDEVGVDVVAEATGIFLTDETARKHITAGAKKVVLTGPSKDDTPMFVKGANFDKYAGQDIVSNASCTTNCLAPLAKVINDNFGIIEGLMTTVHATTATQKTVDGPSHKDWRGGRGAAQNIIPSSTGAAKAVGKVLPELNGKLTGMAFRVPTPNVSVVDLTVRLEKAASYEEIKKAIKAASEGEMKGVLGYTEDDVVSTDFNGEVCTSVFDAKAGIALNDNFVKLVSWYDNETGYSNKVLDLIAHISK
- a CDS encoding D-hexose-6-phosphate mutarotase, with product MINKIFALPITEQITPVLSRRQLDELELIVVDHPQVKASFALQGAHLLSWKPAGEEEVLWLSNNTPFKNGVALRGGVPICWPWFGPSAQQGFPSHGFARNLPWTLKAHNEDDNGAVLTFELQNSDATRQYWPQDFTLLARFKVGKTCEIELEAHGDFETTSALHTYFNVGDITAVKVSGLGDRFIDKVNDAREDVLADGVQAFPDRTDRVYLNPEACSVIHDTALNRNIDVIHHHHLNVVGWNPGPALSVSMGDMPDDGYKTFVCVETAYATAPQKATEEKPSRLAQTIRVTKR
- a CDS encoding aldo/keto reductase, with the translated sequence MTEKQIVFAGHAALPAIGQGTWYMGERADMRKAEVAALRAGVDAGLTLIDTAEMYADGGAEEVVGDALNGRRDKVFLVSKVYPWNAGGQKAIAACEASLRRLQTDYLDLYLLHWSGSFSFEETVAAMETLIAQGKIRRWGVSNLDYDDMQALWQVAGGRACATNQVLYHLASRGIEYDLLPWCQQQNLPVMAYSPLAQAGRLRNGLFNHPVVNDIAQTHNASAAQILLAWGISHPGVMAIPKAASVEHVQQNAAALEITLSADELAALDKAYPAPKGKTALDMV